Proteins encoded by one window of Streptomyces uncialis:
- a CDS encoding MerR family transcriptional regulator — protein sequence MTMRMRIGELAERVGASTRSLRYYEQQGLLSPTRDSNGYREYDETALVRARNIKELLAVGLTTEDVLHYLERGCLEQPLAQTPRCAGESDTIHRRLESLDHRIARLQELRDRLARHSATVDAAVDSRKAPKAREEPKAR from the coding sequence ATGACGATGCGGATGCGGATCGGGGAACTCGCGGAGCGCGTGGGCGCCAGCACTCGCTCACTGCGCTACTACGAGCAGCAGGGGTTGCTGTCCCCCACGCGTGACAGCAACGGGTACCGGGAGTACGACGAGACCGCGCTCGTGCGCGCCCGCAACATCAAGGAACTCCTCGCGGTGGGACTGACCACCGAGGACGTGCTGCACTATCTGGAACGGGGCTGCCTGGAACAGCCGCTCGCGCAGACCCCGCGGTGTGCGGGCGAGAGCGACACCATCCACAGGCGGCTGGAGTCCCTGGACCACCGGATCGCCCGGCTCCAGGAACTCAGGGACCGGCTGGCCCGGCACAGCGCCACCGTCGACGCGGCTGTCGACTCCCGGAAGGCACCGAAGGCGCGGGAGGAACCGAAGGCGCGGTAG
- a CDS encoding TlrC/CarA/OleB/SrmB family ABC-F type ribosomal protection protein: MHPAHSAQLFLHAATKRYDDRTVLDQVSFGLAPGEKAGVVGDNGAGKSTLLRLLAGAERPDAGEVTVSAPGGSGYLAQSSGLPPEATVQDAVDAALAELRVLEAALRRAEAALTEAPTGAALEERLAVYARLTERYEARDGYRADARVDTALHGLGLPGLARDRRLGTLSGGERSRLALAATLASRPELLLLDEPTNDLDDQAVGWLEERLRAHRGTVVVVTHDRVFLERLTTTVLEVDGGRVTRHGNGYAGYLAAKAAERRRHRHRHDEWRRDLDRSRRLAESNIARLDGIPRRMPKAIFGYGGFRARGRAHGAMSRVRNAKERLERLTANPVAPPSDPLSFMARITTAGGPGGEGPVARLDGVVVTGRLHVPELRIGPSERLLVTGPNGAGKTTLLRLLAGELRPDAGAAHVSGRVGHLRQEETPFPPSLTVLGAFAHGRPGDRDTHADQLLSLGLFGPDTLGLRVGELSYGQRRRIELARLVSEPVDLLLLDEPTNHLSPALVEDLEAALTGYAGAVVLVTHDRRMRSRFTGSRLELREGAVTGGR, from the coding sequence ATGCACCCAGCACATTCCGCACAGCTCTTCCTGCACGCCGCCACCAAGCGGTACGACGACCGCACCGTGCTCGACCAGGTGTCCTTCGGTCTCGCGCCCGGTGAGAAGGCGGGCGTCGTCGGTGACAACGGTGCGGGGAAGTCCACCCTGCTCCGGCTTCTCGCCGGGGCGGAACGCCCCGACGCGGGCGAGGTGACCGTGTCCGCGCCCGGCGGCTCCGGGTATCTCGCCCAGTCGTCCGGTCTGCCGCCGGAGGCCACCGTCCAGGACGCCGTGGACGCGGCACTGGCCGAACTACGTGTGTTGGAGGCTGCGTTGCGGCGGGCGGAGGCCGCGCTGACCGAGGCTCCCACGGGCGCCGCACTGGAAGAGCGCCTCGCCGTGTACGCGCGGCTGACCGAGCGGTACGAGGCACGCGACGGCTACCGGGCCGACGCCCGTGTGGACACCGCGCTGCACGGGCTGGGCCTGCCGGGGCTGGCCCGGGACCGGCGGCTGGGGACACTCTCCGGCGGCGAGCGGTCGCGGCTGGCGCTGGCCGCGACACTGGCGTCCCGGCCGGAGCTGCTGCTCCTGGACGAGCCGACCAACGACCTCGACGACCAGGCGGTCGGCTGGCTGGAGGAGCGTCTGCGGGCCCATCGCGGCACCGTCGTCGTGGTCACCCATGACCGGGTCTTCCTGGAACGGCTCACCACCACGGTCCTGGAGGTCGACGGCGGACGGGTGACACGCCATGGCAACGGCTACGCCGGCTATCTCGCCGCCAAGGCCGCCGAACGCCGTCGGCACCGGCACCGGCACGACGAGTGGCGTCGGGATCTCGACCGCAGCCGCCGTCTGGCCGAGTCCAACATCGCCCGGCTGGACGGCATCCCGCGCAGGATGCCGAAGGCGATCTTCGGCTACGGCGGGTTCCGTGCGCGGGGGCGCGCACATGGTGCGATGAGCCGGGTCCGCAACGCCAAGGAGCGGCTGGAGCGGCTCACGGCGAACCCGGTGGCGCCACCGTCCGACCCGCTCTCCTTCATGGCCCGGATCACCACCGCGGGCGGTCCGGGCGGCGAAGGGCCGGTCGCGCGGCTCGACGGTGTCGTGGTGACCGGACGGCTGCATGTCCCGGAGCTGAGGATCGGCCCGTCCGAACGGCTGCTGGTCACCGGCCCCAACGGCGCCGGCAAGACCACCCTGCTGCGGCTGCTGGCCGGGGAACTGCGGCCGGACGCCGGTGCGGCACACGTATCCGGAAGGGTGGGGCATCTACGGCAGGAGGAGACCCCGTTCCCCCCGTCGCTGACCGTACTGGGGGCGTTCGCCCACGGCCGCCCCGGTGACCGGGACACGCACGCCGACCAGCTGCTGTCGCTCGGCCTGTTCGGCCCGGACACGCTCGGACTGCGCGTCGGTGAGCTGTCGTACGGACAGCGGCGCCGTATCGAACTGGCGCGGCTGGTCAGCGAACCGGTGGATCTGCTGCTGCTGGACGAGCCGACCAACCATCTCTCCCCGGCGCTGGTGGAGGACCTGGAGGCGGCGCTGACCGGCTACGCGGGCGCGGTGGTGCTGGTCACCCACGACCGCCGGATGCGGTCACGGTTCACCGGCTCACGCCTGGAACTGCGCGAGGGCGCCGTCACCGGCGGCCGGTAG
- a CDS encoding DUF1963 domain-containing protein: protein MIQGPHTTPLDVGELIPGLASLAMRTTMLSPKPGAPGVGDSSIGGPLLWPAGEPWPYCEQPGHRTSYDEESPAGPVPVVPVVQLFARDVPELRFPEGKDVLQVVWCPLIHPEESYVALPALHWRDEAEARAAGVLRDVPQPPGGEYELDFMPRPACTLTPTVVVDYPDKDLPGELLPYVVEFEEKYGSFYNEVACVSRNKVGGYPAWTQPPDWPSCDEGHRMEHLLSVTGEEHLDMAMGDAGGIYLFLCRQCPELPNAYRYDCH from the coding sequence GTGATCCAAGGACCGCACACGACACCGCTCGACGTGGGTGAGCTGATACCCGGGCTGGCCTCCCTCGCCATGCGGACGACGATGCTGTCCCCGAAGCCCGGGGCGCCCGGGGTCGGTGACAGCTCCATCGGCGGCCCGTTGCTCTGGCCCGCCGGCGAGCCCTGGCCCTACTGCGAGCAGCCCGGACACCGGACCTCGTACGACGAAGAGTCCCCGGCGGGACCGGTCCCCGTGGTGCCGGTCGTCCAGCTGTTCGCGCGCGATGTGCCCGAACTGCGGTTCCCCGAGGGCAAGGACGTGCTGCAAGTGGTCTGGTGCCCGCTGATCCACCCCGAGGAGTCGTACGTCGCGCTCCCCGCGTTGCACTGGCGCGACGAGGCCGAGGCCCGGGCGGCCGGTGTCCTGCGGGATGTCCCCCAGCCGCCCGGGGGCGAGTACGAACTGGACTTCATGCCGCGTCCTGCGTGCACCCTGACACCGACCGTCGTCGTCGACTACCCGGACAAGGACCTGCCCGGTGAACTCTTGCCGTACGTAGTGGAGTTCGAGGAGAAGTACGGTTCCTTCTACAACGAGGTGGCGTGTGTGTCCCGGAACAAGGTCGGCGGCTACCCGGCGTGGACCCAGCCGCCCGACTGGCCGTCCTGCGACGAGGGCCACCGGATGGAACACCTCCTGAGCGTCACCGGGGAGGAACATCTCGACATGGCCATGGGCGACGCGGGCGGCATCTATCTCTTCCTGTGCCGACAGTGCCCGGAACTCCCCAACGCGTACCGGTACGACTGCCACTAG
- a CDS encoding inositol monophosphatase family protein → MPITNRESDARLAVAAAQAGAAVVRDMYGEPSARFEKGAGDFATAADLAAEKAVLDVIRGARPDDAVTGEESGRTGAADAERRWLVDPLCGTLNYAVRTMLVAVNVALRTGAGTTVAAAADPFNDEVFWTDGEHARVRRGGADEVLVPSAGSRLVDVNLDPPFPNAPDFRAARLLADPVFGEHFRPRVVSTTLAVAWVAAGRRAAYVTDGRPYDSVHFAAGIALCEAAGCVVTALHGQPLGAGADGLIVAADRRTHTTLLELVRSQVPAER, encoded by the coding sequence ATGCCGATCACGAACAGGGAATCCGACGCGCGGCTGGCCGTGGCGGCGGCGCAAGCGGGTGCGGCCGTGGTCCGTGACATGTACGGGGAACCGTCGGCGCGGTTCGAGAAGGGCGCCGGTGACTTCGCGACAGCGGCGGACCTCGCGGCGGAGAAGGCCGTTCTGGACGTCATTCGGGGCGCACGTCCCGATGACGCCGTGACGGGCGAGGAGAGCGGGCGCACCGGGGCGGCCGACGCCGAGCGCCGGTGGCTGGTCGATCCGCTGTGCGGGACGTTGAACTACGCCGTGCGCACGATGCTCGTGGCGGTGAACGTGGCGCTGCGAACCGGGGCCGGCACCACCGTGGCCGCCGCGGCCGACCCGTTCAACGACGAGGTGTTCTGGACCGACGGTGAACACGCCCGGGTGCGGCGCGGCGGTGCGGACGAGGTGCTGGTGCCGTCGGCCGGTTCGCGGCTGGTGGACGTCAATCTCGATCCGCCGTTCCCGAACGCACCGGATTTCCGGGCGGCCCGTCTCCTCGCCGACCCCGTCTTCGGCGAGCACTTCCGGCCCCGGGTCGTCTCCACGACCCTCGCGGTGGCCTGGGTCGCCGCCGGGCGCAGGGCCGCCTACGTCACCGACGGACGGCCGTACGACAGTGTGCACTTCGCCGCCGGGATCGCCTTGTGCGAGGCCGCGGGCTGTGTGGTGACCGCGCTCCACGGACAGCCCCTGGGCGCCGGCGCGGACGGGCTGATCGTGGCGGCGGACCGGCGGACGCACACCACCTTGCTGGAACTGGTCAGGAGCCAGGTCCCGGCCGAACGCTGA
- a CDS encoding dihydrodipicolinate reductase: MPEVKESPRVAVYGLGAMGLEIVRILYRRHARVVAGIVRPGSDKDGRDLGDLAGVPGLTFPARGDASQALHEAAPDIVVVTVSTYLDDTQFGIFSTAVRAGAHVITLAEEMLYPFATDNPLARELDTLAREHGVTVTGTGHQDAYWVNLISVLAGSTHDLGGIEGRLAWNVDDFGPALAEQQRVGTTTEDFSRWLAGTERPPSFTHYSLYALAAAVGLTPDGTAECVTEPVLAERDVHSKALGTTVRSGTLLGYTDTDTLRTKEGITLSVSSQGKVYDEHETDYNEWRVTDGSGKPTLHLRNSDLSTAHTTCASLVNRIPDVIAARPGIVTVDQLPQLRYWTGLHLA, from the coding sequence ATGCCCGAGGTCAAGGAAAGCCCGCGCGTCGCCGTGTACGGGCTGGGGGCGATGGGGCTGGAGATCGTCAGGATTCTCTACCGCCGCCACGCGCGCGTCGTCGCGGGGATCGTCCGCCCCGGGTCCGACAAGGACGGGCGGGACCTGGGGGACCTGGCCGGTGTCCCCGGGCTCACCTTCCCGGCCCGCGGCGACGCCTCGCAGGCCCTGCACGAGGCCGCGCCCGACATCGTGGTCGTCACCGTCAGCACCTACCTCGACGACACCCAGTTCGGGATCTTCTCGACCGCGGTCCGCGCCGGGGCCCATGTGATCACGCTGGCCGAGGAGATGCTGTACCCCTTCGCCACGGACAATCCGCTGGCCCGGGAGCTGGACACGCTGGCCCGGGAGCACGGTGTGACCGTGACGGGCACGGGGCACCAGGACGCCTACTGGGTCAACCTCATCAGCGTGCTGGCGGGGTCGACCCATGACCTCGGCGGGATCGAGGGCCGGCTCGCCTGGAACGTCGACGACTTCGGCCCCGCCCTCGCGGAGCAGCAGCGGGTCGGCACGACCACCGAGGACTTCAGCCGCTGGCTGGCCGGCACCGAACGGCCGCCGAGCTTCACCCACTACTCGCTGTACGCCCTGGCCGCAGCCGTCGGTCTGACCCCGGACGGCACCGCGGAATGCGTGACCGAGCCGGTGCTCGCCGAGCGGGACGTCCACAGCAAGGCCCTGGGCACGACGGTGCGCAGCGGGACCCTTCTGGGCTACACCGACACCGACACCCTGCGGACAAAGGAAGGGATCACGCTCTCCGTCAGCTCGCAGGGGAAGGTCTACGACGAGCATGAGACGGACTACAACGAGTGGCGGGTCACGGACGGATCGGGCAAGCCGACACTGCATCTGCGCAACAGTGATCTGAGTACGGCGCACACCACCTGCGCCAGCCTCGTCAACAGGATCCCGGACGTCATCGCGGCGAGGCCGGGAATCGTCACCGTGGACCAGCTGCCCCAACTGCGCTACTGGACGGGCCTCCATCTGGCCTGA
- a CDS encoding MFS transporter — protein MTSGSNNTAGQRGTGWLICLLLTTFVIGTDDFVIAGVLPEIAADLGVGEAAAGQLVTVFSLTYALAAPPLAVATARLPRKPLIVGGLAVFAAANAVTAFAPDHTSLILLRIVTALIAATITPAVFAVAARAAAPERVGRAIGTVAAGLTVALFVGVPLGTLLSSAFGWRSTFVAVALFSTAVAVASWRLLPVLPGAPAIGVRRQLRILSRPAVLLCVTGTVLGASSGLMTYTYIAPLTRDITGSGGAVLALLISVIGVSGAAGTFLGGRLTDRWGADRALLATFGGLVAATAALAATGVLTDEAPVWLLAAVLAVWGFAAWGFNPPMNTRALQLARDAEAEAVALNTSGLYAGIAVAAAVGGWAVSAHGGTGVAVTATGIGLLAALVIACSVRRYPSGTAADPGSGSDSVSGLGPRSGSEHEPDSGSTSGARPPSTPSR, from the coding sequence ATGACTTCCGGAAGCAACAACACAGCAGGTCAGCGCGGCACGGGGTGGCTGATATGTCTGCTGCTGACGACATTCGTCATCGGGACCGACGACTTCGTGATCGCCGGTGTGCTGCCCGAGATCGCCGCGGACCTCGGCGTCGGTGAGGCGGCGGCGGGGCAACTGGTCACCGTCTTCTCCCTCACCTACGCCCTCGCCGCTCCCCCGCTCGCGGTGGCCACAGCGCGGCTGCCCCGAAAGCCCCTGATCGTCGGCGGTCTGGCCGTCTTCGCGGCGGCCAACGCCGTCACCGCCTTCGCCCCCGACCACACGAGCCTGATCCTCCTGCGGATCGTCACCGCGCTGATCGCGGCGACCATCACCCCCGCGGTGTTCGCCGTGGCGGCCCGTGCCGCGGCCCCCGAACGCGTCGGGCGGGCGATCGGTACCGTCGCCGCCGGACTGACCGTCGCCCTCTTCGTCGGTGTGCCGCTGGGCACCCTGCTGTCCTCGGCCTTCGGCTGGCGTTCCACGTTCGTCGCCGTCGCCCTGTTCAGTACGGCGGTCGCCGTCGCGTCCTGGCGGCTGCTCCCCGTGCTGCCCGGCGCACCCGCGATCGGTGTCCGCCGCCAGTTGCGCATCCTGTCGCGGCCTGCCGTGCTGCTCTGTGTCACCGGCACGGTCCTGGGCGCGTCCAGCGGTCTGATGACCTATACGTATATCGCCCCGCTCACCCGCGACATCACCGGGAGCGGTGGGGCGGTCCTGGCCCTGTTGATCTCCGTCATCGGTGTGTCCGGGGCCGCGGGGACCTTCCTGGGCGGGCGGCTGACCGACCGCTGGGGCGCGGACCGGGCCCTGCTGGCCACCTTCGGCGGGCTGGTGGCCGCCACGGCGGCGCTGGCCGCGACCGGTGTGCTCACCGACGAAGCCCCTGTCTGGCTGCTCGCCGCCGTCCTCGCCGTCTGGGGATTCGCGGCCTGGGGCTTCAACCCCCCGATGAACACCCGCGCCCTGCAACTGGCCCGGGACGCGGAGGCCGAGGCGGTCGCCCTGAACACCAGCGGTCTCTATGCCGGTATCGCCGTCGCCGCGGCCGTCGGCGGCTGGGCGGTCTCCGCGCACGGCGGTACAGGGGTCGCCGTGACCGCCACCGGTATCGGGCTGCTGGCGGCACTGGTCATCGCCTGCTCGGTCCGCCGCTACCCGAGCGGTACGGCCGCCGATCCGGGCTCCGGGTCCGATTCGGTGTCGGGCCTTGGGCCCCGGTCCGGTTCAGAGCACGAGCCCGACTCCGGGTCCACGTCCGGCGCGCGACCGCCGTCCACGCCGTCCCGCTGA
- a CDS encoding sensor histidine kinase — protein sequence MTWPLSRSSTRPAARKVAPRGPRRLIEDVGLWAVLTPSAVPLALDRRDAPTFWWELAGLLALIATAVLSHRRFPALAMFGAAVLVMANVWFSLTLLVMSCLAGRRMPSPRPALLTFAAILASGSVLNLVLRAEAWAWFTTLCALPLVMFFPWLAGRYLRLQHEVVVSGWERAARLERERDLLAGQARLLERARMARDMHDSLGHQLALIALQAGALEVRSDLAPQHLASVARLRESAVRATDGLRETIGALRDDAEPVPAEPLDRSIPELVEEARTSGMTIDLREEGEAELSDLTDLAARRVVLESLTNAGKHAPGGVVTVEVRHGTRESTVRVTNQPPPGLPSRRPGHGGSGLVGLDERVRLVGGTLRSGPLDDGGFEVYALLPQQVRAATPAGPGLTVGPPLNPSASLTGSRSSCRTVSLRHEVGQARRRTRRGLALTVGALAAGVAIAAALALSLVLRTLDSSLRPSEFERVEVGQSRQFLERALPRHEYEEGERSAAGGARPPNGANCRYYRATSDIFTPADVYRLCFVEDRLASKNAFPPQDH from the coding sequence GTGACGTGGCCCCTTTCTCGAAGCAGCACCCGGCCCGCCGCGCGGAAGGTCGCCCCGCGCGGCCCTCGCCGCCTCATCGAGGACGTGGGGCTGTGGGCGGTTCTCACCCCGTCGGCCGTCCCTCTGGCCCTGGACCGGCGCGATGCCCCCACGTTCTGGTGGGAGCTGGCCGGGCTGCTGGCGCTGATCGCCACGGCGGTGCTCAGCCACCGCCGTTTCCCGGCACTGGCGATGTTCGGCGCCGCGGTGCTGGTCATGGCCAACGTCTGGTTCTCGCTCACCCTGCTGGTGATGAGCTGTCTGGCCGGACGCCGGATGCCTTCCCCGCGCCCGGCGCTGCTGACGTTCGCCGCGATCCTGGCGTCGGGATCGGTGCTGAACCTGGTGCTGCGCGCCGAGGCGTGGGCCTGGTTCACCACCCTGTGCGCACTGCCTCTGGTCATGTTCTTCCCCTGGCTGGCGGGCCGGTACCTGCGTCTCCAGCACGAGGTGGTGGTCAGCGGGTGGGAGCGGGCGGCCCGGCTCGAACGCGAGCGGGATCTCCTCGCAGGACAGGCCCGACTGCTGGAACGGGCGCGTATGGCCCGGGACATGCACGACTCCCTCGGGCATCAGCTGGCCCTGATCGCCCTCCAGGCCGGGGCCCTGGAGGTGCGGTCGGACCTCGCGCCGCAGCATCTCGCTTCCGTGGCCCGGCTCCGGGAGTCCGCGGTCCGGGCCACGGACGGTCTGCGCGAGACGATCGGCGCCCTGCGCGACGACGCGGAACCCGTGCCCGCAGAGCCCTTGGACCGGAGCATCCCCGAACTGGTCGAGGAGGCGCGGACATCGGGAATGACCATAGACCTACGGGAGGAGGGCGAGGCGGAGCTGTCGGACCTGACGGACCTGGCGGCCCGGCGTGTGGTGCTCGAATCACTCACCAACGCGGGCAAGCACGCACCGGGCGGCGTCGTCACCGTCGAGGTACGGCACGGGACGCGGGAGAGCACCGTACGTGTGACGAACCAACCTCCGCCGGGCCTCCCGTCACGAAGGCCAGGGCACGGCGGTTCGGGACTGGTCGGCCTGGACGAACGAGTGCGGCTGGTAGGCGGCACCTTGCGTTCGGGGCCGCTGGACGACGGCGGTTTCGAGGTGTACGCGCTACTCCCGCAGCAAGTGCGAGCCGCGACACCGGCCGGCCCGGGCCTCACCGTCGGCCCGCCCTTGAACCCGTCCGCGAGCCTGACGGGGAGCCGGTCCTCGTGCCGGACCGTGAGCCTGCGGCACGAGGTCGGACAGGCGCGGCGGCGCACGCGCCGCGGACTGGCGCTCACCGTCGGGGCGCTGGCGGCCGGGGTCGCCATCGCGGCGGCGCTGGCCCTCTCGCTCGTCCTCCGCACGCTCGACTCCTCCCTGCGGCCCAGCGAGTTCGAGCGCGTCGAGGTGGGGCAGTCGCGGCAGTTTTTGGAACGCGCGCTGCCCCGCCACGAGTACGAGGAGGGTGAACGAAGCGCGGCGGGAGGCGCCCGTCCGCCCAACGGCGCGAACTGCCGGTACTACCGCGCCACGTCGGACATCTTCACCCCGGCCGATGTCTACCGGCTCTGCTTCGTCGAGGACCGGCTGGCGTCGAAGAACGCGTTCCCGCCCCAGGACCACTGA
- a CDS encoding GNAT family N-acetyltransferase produces the protein MASRMTGRGRRAAGPAPVRIARATARDAKRLTAMVRGSRAYEGPYAPMIAGYRVGPDYIEAHEVFAALGEGPEEGALLGFYALLLGPAELDLMFVADRAQGRGIGRALVAHMLDRAREAGLDSVRVVSHPPSEGFYLAAGARRTGTVAARPPAVHWDRPELVFSVPRADDRG, from the coding sequence ATGGCATCACGTATGACAGGGCGCGGCCGACGTGCGGCAGGCCCTGCCCCGGTACGGATCGCGCGTGCCACCGCCCGGGACGCCAAGCGGCTCACCGCGATGGTCCGGGGCTCGCGTGCCTATGAGGGGCCGTACGCGCCGATGATCGCGGGGTACCGGGTGGGTCCCGACTACATCGAGGCCCACGAGGTATTCGCGGCGCTGGGGGAAGGCCCGGAGGAAGGGGCGCTCCTCGGTTTCTACGCCCTGCTCCTCGGCCCGGCCGAGCTCGACCTGATGTTCGTCGCGGACCGGGCGCAGGGCCGGGGGATCGGCCGCGCGCTCGTCGCGCACATGCTGGACCGGGCGCGGGAAGCGGGGCTCGACTCCGTACGCGTCGTCTCCCATCCGCCGTCCGAGGGCTTCTACCTCGCAGCGGGCGCGCGGCGCACCGGCACCGTCGCGGCGAGGCCGCCCGCCGTCCACTGGGACCGGCCCGAGCTCGTCTTCTCCGTACCGCGGGCCGACGACCGAGGGTGA
- a CDS encoding response regulator transcription factor — MVRVVVADDEGLVRAGVRAILDSAKDIEVVAEAEDGLLAVEMIRRHRPDVVLLDVRMPNLSGLDAISGIRAISPDTAVIVLTTFLEDDYIAGALHDGALGFMLKAADPRELIDGVRAVADGAAYLSPRVARRVIAGLGAGRMNREAAARKRVAGLTTRERELLGLLVAGLSNAEVGRRMHLAEGTVKSYVSAILSRLEVRNRVQAAIIGHEAGLAPQEPSSS; from the coding sequence GTGGTACGGGTCGTCGTCGCCGACGACGAGGGGCTGGTGCGGGCCGGTGTACGCGCGATCCTCGACTCCGCGAAGGACATCGAGGTCGTCGCCGAGGCCGAGGACGGGCTGCTGGCTGTCGAGATGATCCGTCGGCACCGGCCCGATGTCGTACTGCTGGACGTACGGATGCCGAACCTCTCGGGACTGGACGCCATCTCGGGCATCCGCGCGATCTCGCCGGACACCGCGGTGATCGTGCTCACGACGTTCCTGGAGGACGACTACATCGCCGGGGCGCTCCATGACGGCGCCCTCGGTTTCATGCTCAAGGCGGCGGACCCCCGAGAACTCATCGACGGAGTACGGGCGGTGGCGGACGGCGCGGCGTATCTGTCGCCCCGGGTCGCGCGTCGTGTGATCGCCGGGCTCGGGGCCGGCCGGATGAACCGCGAGGCGGCGGCCCGCAAGCGGGTGGCCGGGCTGACCACGCGGGAGCGCGAGCTGCTGGGGCTGCTCGTGGCGGGGCTGTCCAACGCCGAGGTGGGACGCCGGATGCATCTGGCCGAGGGCACGGTGAAGAGCTACGTCAGCGCGATCCTGAGCCGTCTGGAGGTCAGGAACCGGGTCCAGGCGGCGATCATCGGGCATGAGGCGGGCCTCGCCCCGCAGGAGCCGTCATCGTCCTGA
- a CDS encoding DedA family protein, producing the protein MSALPLASSAEPELDGLAGTLVDLMEDLGGPGAGIAVFAENLFPPLPSELFLPLAGFTASQGRMSLAEALIWTTLGSVVGALALYGFGALLGRDRLRRIIAKIPLMKVSDYDRTEEWFAKHGTKAVLFGRVLPIFRSLISIPAGVVRMPILTFVALTALGSAVWNTVLVMAGYSLGNNWHRVEGYAGIMERVVLGGVALGLVVFVWTRVSGLRKEKRARQVK; encoded by the coding sequence TTGTCCGCTCTGCCTCTCGCCTCCTCCGCCGAACCCGAACTCGACGGTCTCGCCGGTACGCTGGTCGACCTGATGGAGGACCTGGGCGGGCCCGGCGCCGGTATCGCCGTCTTCGCGGAGAACCTTTTCCCGCCGCTCCCCAGCGAACTGTTCCTTCCCCTGGCCGGGTTCACCGCAAGCCAGGGACGGATGAGCCTGGCCGAGGCGCTGATCTGGACGACCCTGGGCTCGGTCGTCGGCGCCCTCGCGCTGTACGGCTTCGGCGCGCTCCTCGGCCGGGACCGGCTGCGCCGGATCATCGCGAAGATCCCCCTGATGAAGGTCTCCGACTACGACCGCACCGAGGAGTGGTTCGCCAAGCACGGCACCAAGGCCGTCCTGTTCGGGAGGGTGCTGCCGATCTTCCGCAGTCTGATCTCGATCCCCGCCGGAGTCGTCCGGATGCCGATCTTGACCTTCGTGGCTCTGACCGCGCTGGGGAGCGCGGTCTGGAACACCGTCCTGGTCATGGCCGGATACAGCCTCGGCAACAACTGGCACCGGGTCGAGGGTTACGCGGGAATCATGGAGCGGGTCGTGCTCGGCGGTGTCGCCCTCGGTCTCGTCGTGTTCGTCTGGACCCGGGTCTCCGGGCTGCGGAAGGAGAAGCGCGCCCGACAGGTGAAGTGA